The following coding sequences lie in one Pontibacter sp. G13 genomic window:
- a CDS encoding reprolysin-like metallopeptidase has translation MKHLLLSVSLFWGIHIACAQSFWTPRQAVNTRHTTELPNQYSAFDLEERGLWAKLQSVKSASHSSPQVISLPLGQGNQADFRVWEGSIMAPALAMKYPEIWVFEGEMVDQPNVRLKANWGKGQFHAMISGPEETIYLDPVRDTDHQYVVYESQHRRSGEAFTCETHGEEALFEQMSHIHHRGISGLTGEDLYTYRLAMAADSAYTAFHGGTKSDALAAMAVVVNRVNGVFEREFSIHLELIPNNDQLIFTGADGYTNGDIFAMWAQNQSVLNSIIGSGNYDIGHVLGKLNGFGVVGLASLGSVCGSFKARGASGLPSPIGDGYMVEVVCHEMGHQFGATHTFNSNGGSCQDNRTGITAYEPGSGSTIMSYPGECGHVIQTSGDDYFHTGSFSQIYQFTRFGNGSNCVSTSPTGNHSPTADAGPSGYIIPISTPFELVGSASDIDGDDLTYNWEQYDLGPAGAPNSPTGNAPLFRSIRPDTLLSRAFPRYQNIIAGTQTTGEILPNYSRDMQFRFTVRDNHPGSGGVDFDLMTMSVTDQAGPFRVLEPNLVTTWTSGFLYDVEWDVAGTDQSPVNCQSVNLKLSTDGGYTYPITLASNIPNDGFAQVVAPDVSGNTMRLRVEAADNVFFDISDEHFQIQPSTIAGFNLYTLSQDELLCESDTVQFDLLTTSLLGFQGAINFYLLNAPADVELLPGANPVIPGDSVQVSLVIPDSLAAGTYTWDLLGVASNGFSGATQLTLTVVGNQIQTADLLYPLSGVGQAQAPIFGWSPVLGADFYEVEVSDDPAFGASVIWSGSTNLTSIQPPVNLDFLSVYYWRVKAHTPCGFGDFSSVGGFQTGLCVSAQSSGGPQPISEFSFPAVASSQVVAPFAGTVLFIRMNNITGDHPAIDQLSGTLTSPAGTKLSVFEGLCTANASAFDLTLDDQSVMELSDCPSVWNGAFRPSNSLAQFHGEDAQGAWTLEVRDSTVGQGGTLNGWELEVCFGTSTDLAITNLNPLSILRYDTKAIDGNLLLAQESGTMSGDLTFKLLSDPLYGTVYKNAIELEVGETFTQSDVDQGLIEYRQGGSIIPVDSFQIEVSSTSGAWVGTPFFKVNVDLSNVSIDPEAGWELDIYPNPVSDVLHIKLNALQTGAWNLKVLDLQGRVLHQAIHSADGGLFQTEVHMKDWAKGIYLIQLTGLQGHISRKVILE, from the coding sequence ATGAAGCATTTGTTACTGTCTGTGTCTCTATTTTGGGGGATACACATTGCTTGCGCCCAATCCTTCTGGACGCCTCGACAAGCTGTCAATACCCGACACACCACTGAACTCCCGAATCAATATTCTGCCTTTGACTTGGAGGAACGGGGGTTGTGGGCAAAACTTCAATCCGTCAAATCTGCAAGTCACTCATCTCCTCAAGTTATCTCTCTGCCGCTTGGCCAAGGAAATCAGGCCGATTTTCGGGTATGGGAGGGTTCAATCATGGCTCCTGCACTTGCCATGAAATATCCCGAAATCTGGGTATTCGAAGGGGAAATGGTTGATCAACCCAATGTCCGCCTTAAGGCCAATTGGGGGAAAGGGCAATTTCACGCTATGATTTCAGGTCCAGAAGAGACGATTTATCTGGACCCTGTACGCGATACCGATCACCAATATGTAGTCTACGAATCTCAGCATCGCCGATCAGGTGAAGCATTTACCTGCGAAACACACGGCGAAGAAGCGCTTTTTGAGCAAATGTCTCATATTCACCATCGAGGTATATCCGGCTTGACAGGCGAGGACTTGTACACGTATCGATTGGCAATGGCTGCTGATAGTGCCTATACGGCTTTTCATGGGGGCACAAAGTCTGATGCTTTGGCTGCGATGGCCGTGGTGGTCAATCGCGTAAACGGCGTGTTTGAACGAGAATTTTCGATTCATCTAGAACTGATTCCCAACAACGATCAATTGATTTTCACCGGAGCGGATGGATATACCAATGGGGATATTTTTGCAATGTGGGCGCAGAACCAATCTGTTTTGAACTCTATTATCGGTTCAGGAAATTATGATATCGGCCACGTACTCGGCAAATTGAACGGATTTGGCGTAGTCGGTCTCGCTTCTTTGGGAAGTGTGTGTGGATCTTTCAAAGCTCGTGGAGCATCAGGACTTCCTTCACCTATCGGAGATGGATATATGGTAGAGGTCGTTTGCCATGAAATGGGCCACCAATTCGGTGCTACACATACCTTCAATTCCAATGGCGGTTCATGCCAAGACAATCGAACAGGCATTACCGCCTACGAACCCGGGTCCGGGAGTACCATCATGTCCTACCCAGGAGAATGTGGCCATGTAATTCAAACTTCAGGAGATGACTACTTCCATACGGGGAGTTTTTCACAGATTTATCAGTTTACCCGATTCGGCAATGGAAGCAATTGTGTAAGCACATCTCCTACCGGCAATCATTCCCCAACGGCTGATGCTGGCCCGAGTGGATACATCATTCCGATTTCCACTCCCTTCGAATTGGTTGGTTCTGCTTCTGATATTGACGGGGACGATCTCACCTATAACTGGGAACAGTATGATCTAGGTCCTGCGGGTGCTCCCAATAGTCCTACCGGGAATGCCCCCCTCTTTCGCAGTATTCGTCCTGATACGCTGCTGAGTCGAGCATTTCCTCGCTACCAGAATATCATCGCTGGGACACAAACGACGGGTGAAATTCTCCCAAATTACAGCCGTGATATGCAATTCCGTTTTACGGTCAGGGACAATCATCCCGGTTCAGGCGGTGTAGATTTTGATCTGATGACCATGAGTGTGACTGATCAGGCCGGTCCTTTCCGTGTATTGGAACCGAATCTAGTGACCACTTGGACATCGGGTTTTCTGTATGATGTCGAATGGGATGTTGCAGGTACGGACCAATCCCCTGTGAATTGCCAATCCGTCAATTTGAAACTATCCACGGATGGCGGGTATACTTATCCTATTACGCTAGCAAGTAACATTCCCAATGATGGATTTGCCCAGGTCGTGGCTCCAGATGTTTCTGGAAACACCATGAGATTGCGAGTAGAAGCTGCCGATAATGTATTCTTCGATATATCAGACGAGCACTTCCAGATTCAGCCTTCCACGATCGCAGGGTTCAATCTCTACACCCTCTCACAAGATGAGTTGTTATGCGAATCTGATACGGTTCAATTTGATCTATTAACCACTTCGTTGCTGGGCTTTCAGGGAGCGATCAATTTCTATCTCCTCAATGCTCCTGCGGATGTAGAATTGCTTCCCGGCGCAAATCCGGTTATTCCCGGAGACTCTGTCCAAGTAAGCTTGGTCATTCCTGATAGCCTCGCTGCGGGAACCTATACTTGGGATCTTTTGGGAGTTGCGTCAAATGGCTTTTCCGGAGCCACTCAACTGACACTAACAGTGGTCGGGAACCAAATTCAAACTGCTGATTTGCTTTACCCGCTATCAGGAGTTGGCCAAGCACAGGCACCGATATTTGGTTGGTCACCTGTGTTGGGAGCTGATTTTTATGAAGTGGAGGTCAGTGATGATCCGGCATTTGGAGCTTCTGTCATTTGGTCTGGTTCGACCAACTTGACCAGTATTCAACCGCCAGTCAATCTCGATTTTCTGAGCGTGTACTATTGGCGAGTCAAGGCACATACCCCTTGTGGATTTGGAGACTTTTCATCGGTAGGCGGATTTCAGACAGGGTTGTGTGTATCTGCTCAAAGCTCTGGTGGGCCTCAGCCAATATCTGAGTTTTCGTTTCCTGCTGTCGCTAGTTCCCAGGTGGTTGCCCCATTCGCAGGAACTGTATTGTTTATTCGGATGAATAACATCACAGGCGATCATCCAGCTATCGATCAGTTGAGTGGGACCTTGACGAGTCCTGCTGGGACTAAATTATCCGTATTCGAAGGATTGTGTACTGCGAACGCTTCTGCATTTGACCTGACTTTGGATGATCAATCTGTGATGGAACTATCTGATTGCCCTTCAGTGTGGAATGGTGCATTCCGTCCTTCGAATTCCCTTGCTCAATTTCATGGTGAAGATGCCCAAGGAGCTTGGACCCTTGAGGTGCGAGATTCTACTGTCGGTCAAGGCGGAACCCTCAATGGGTGGGAACTAGAGGTGTGTTTCGGTACATCCACTGATCTGGCGATTACGAATCTCAATCCGCTCTCAATCCTTCGATATGATACCAAAGCGATTGATGGCAATCTTCTGTTGGCTCAAGAGTCTGGTACGATGTCTGGGGACCTTACCTTTAAATTGTTGTCTGACCCGCTATATGGGACGGTTTACAAGAATGCCATTGAACTGGAAGTAGGGGAGACATTTACCCAATCGGACGTTGATCAAGGACTGATTGAATACAGACAAGGAGGGAGTATCATTCCTGTCGACAGTTTCCAGATTGAGGTGAGTTCTACTTCTGGAGCATGGGTCGGTACGCCATTTTTTAAGGTGAATGTCGATCTATCCAATGTCTCGATTGACCCAGAGGCTGGATGGGAACTTGACATTTATCCGAATCCTGTGAGCGATGTCTTGCATATCAAATTGAATGCGCTTCAAACGGGAGCTTGGAACCTCAAGGTGTTGGATCTGCAGGGGAGAGTGTTGCATCAAGCCATTCATTCTGCTGATGGAGGTCTCTTCCAGACTGAGGTACATATGAAAGACTGGGCGAAAGGAATCTACTTGATTCAATTGACGGGTCTTCAAGGGCACATTTCGAGAAAAGTGATCTTGGAGTAA
- a CDS encoding vWA domain-containing protein, protein MKKHLTRLAFLPFALAILVASKSLWNQFWNQPNSPTVAAAALAPAPPSDQTIQVAILLDVSGSMDGLIEQAKGYLWQIVNELGDARYDALQPNLEIALYAYGGDHFGMESGYIKQLVPMTTDLDLISQELFALTTNGGEEYCGKVIKTSLEQLAWSDKPNDLRLIFIAGNEPFSQGPVLYKQICEEAVSRDIVVNTIFCGDYNEGISTQWKDGADLAKGQYMNIDQNQEVSHIPTPYDDELHMLNQRLNETYISYGSQGRARKEMQMTQDANATTYGSSNLSKRAISKSKGSYKNTSWDLVDAAEEEDMDWGAIDQETMDETYQAMSLEQLQDTIAVISASRDSIQQAILELDKKMKAFVAKERQAQQEEAGLDMVLRKAIRTQAKKKNYQFEQ, encoded by the coding sequence ATGAAAAAGCATCTCACTCGACTGGCCTTTCTTCCGTTCGCCCTTGCGATCCTTGTGGCTTCAAAGAGTCTCTGGAACCAATTCTGGAATCAACCCAACTCCCCAACTGTTGCGGCAGCCGCCCTAGCCCCTGCCCCACCATCTGATCAAACCATTCAGGTAGCCATCTTGCTCGACGTGAGTGGAAGTATGGATGGATTGATCGAACAGGCCAAAGGATACCTTTGGCAAATCGTCAACGAATTGGGTGACGCCCGCTATGATGCCCTACAGCCCAACCTTGAAATTGCCTTGTATGCTTATGGTGGAGATCACTTCGGTATGGAAAGCGGATACATCAAGCAATTGGTGCCGATGACTACCGATCTAGACTTGATTTCTCAAGAACTTTTTGCCCTCACGACCAACGGAGGTGAGGAGTACTGCGGGAAGGTCATCAAGACTTCATTGGAGCAATTGGCTTGGTCCGACAAGCCCAACGACTTACGGTTGATCTTCATCGCGGGCAATGAGCCATTTTCTCAGGGGCCCGTCCTTTACAAGCAAATCTGCGAAGAAGCCGTCAGCAGAGACATTGTGGTCAACACCATTTTTTGTGGAGACTATAACGAAGGTATCAGCACACAATGGAAGGATGGCGCAGATCTCGCCAAAGGTCAGTACATGAACATTGACCAAAACCAAGAGGTATCGCATATCCCTACTCCTTACGACGATGAATTGCACATGCTCAACCAACGCCTGAATGAAACCTACATTTCCTACGGTTCACAAGGAAGAGCGCGCAAAGAAATGCAGATGACCCAAGATGCCAATGCCACTACCTACGGCTCCAGCAACTTGAGCAAACGAGCAATTTCAAAGTCCAAAGGCTCCTACAAAAACACTTCTTGGGATCTCGTGGATGCCGCCGAAGAGGAGGATATGGATTGGGGAGCAATCGATCAAGAAACCATGGACGAAACCTATCAAGCCATGAGTTTGGAGCAATTGCAGGATACGATTGCGGTCATCTCAGCCTCCCGTGATTCCATTCAACAAGCCATTCTGGAACTTGACAAGAAGATGAAAGCATTCGTAGCCAAGGAACGTCAAGCCCAACAAGAGGAAGCCGGTCTTGACATGGTTTTGCGTAAAGCGATCCGTACCCAAGCGAAGAAAAAGAATTATCAGTTTGAGCAATAG
- a CDS encoding histidine kinase, with amino-acid sequence MNRFWLCIFLAGWCLIVPVDLYGQSAETSTRATYSKKGRVVSSNVNHLYEYAAEQFGQDPTQAFDALEEALQIGVESNDRSIQAESYLRLGGFNLQLQRYPTAEIQTDQALKLLRKLRNPQKLFEAQLQMGAIYKASGNSRKALKSYQSALPFAQKQGNTQQHVQTLIAIGEIQLEMMDLDDAEKSFQMVLQLETSRKNEAGVASANTYLGDVNALRGQEEQALGNYKMALNTNAQDEEQLRNSLDRVDQSYRSRKQNRSAIDFRQEIQQVADSIGGYERLSTDNRNKLGELYLEEDESEDAIEQFSYGLEAAQEAGELEEQQAAFTGLASAYEKMGDLDRAVANLRAANTINDSLLFRRETDFKSTQSLLAELSVRDQRIATIKQNQLNQETLLELQDQKLETQRAQLARQKTLMRALASGLVVLMISGVFIIRSYRSKRRANQLLALKSLRSQMNPHFIFNSLNSINSFISRQDERSANKYLADFSKLMRAVMENSEHDFVPLNTELHVLRLYVGLEHFRFQDKFDFEFEVSDEIDIDELDIPPMLVQPYIENAVWHGLRYLPEKGHLSVHFSQTDKNLIVEIVDNGIGREKSQALKTKNQRAQKSTGIRNTQSRLAIIKELYSWEVKVEISDAFPDTDHVGTRVVIHLPLHTHS; translated from the coding sequence ATGAACCGCTTTTGGCTTTGCATATTCCTTGCTGGATGGTGTCTGATTGTACCTGTGGACCTGTATGGACAGAGTGCTGAAACAAGCACTAGAGCGACTTATTCCAAAAAGGGGAGAGTGGTTTCATCTAATGTGAATCACTTATATGAGTACGCCGCTGAGCAATTTGGCCAAGATCCAACTCAGGCATTCGATGCGCTGGAAGAAGCCTTGCAAATAGGAGTTGAATCCAATGACCGGTCCATTCAGGCAGAAAGCTACCTGCGACTCGGAGGATTCAATTTGCAGCTACAGCGATATCCCACTGCTGAAATCCAAACTGACCAAGCACTCAAGCTACTTCGAAAGCTTCGAAACCCCCAGAAACTATTCGAAGCCCAATTGCAAATGGGGGCGATTTACAAAGCTTCAGGAAATTCTCGCAAAGCGCTAAAGTCCTACCAATCCGCGCTCCCATTCGCCCAAAAACAAGGGAATACTCAGCAACACGTCCAGACCTTGATTGCCATTGGGGAGATTCAACTAGAAATGATGGATCTCGATGATGCCGAAAAATCCTTTCAGATGGTACTGCAGCTTGAGACTAGTCGAAAAAATGAGGCCGGAGTGGCAAGTGCCAATACCTATCTAGGGGATGTGAATGCACTCCGAGGGCAAGAGGAGCAGGCTTTGGGGAACTACAAGATGGCCCTTAATACCAATGCGCAGGATGAAGAGCAACTCCGCAATTCTTTGGATCGAGTGGATCAGAGTTATAGGTCCAGAAAACAGAATCGATCAGCCATAGATTTTCGACAAGAGATCCAACAGGTTGCAGACTCAATCGGAGGATATGAGCGACTTTCGACCGATAACCGCAACAAACTGGGGGAGTTGTATCTCGAAGAAGATGAATCCGAGGATGCGATTGAGCAATTCAGTTACGGTTTGGAAGCAGCGCAGGAGGCAGGGGAATTGGAGGAGCAGCAAGCAGCCTTCACTGGTTTGGCAAGTGCCTATGAAAAAATGGGAGACTTAGATCGGGCAGTCGCCAATCTCCGGGCCGCCAATACCATCAATGATTCCCTCCTCTTTCGAAGAGAAACGGATTTCAAAAGCACCCAATCTTTGCTGGCGGAGCTGAGTGTGAGAGATCAACGGATTGCTACTATCAAACAAAATCAGCTCAATCAAGAGACGTTACTGGAACTGCAAGATCAAAAGCTAGAGACGCAGCGTGCACAATTAGCCAGACAGAAAACACTGATGCGGGCATTGGCTTCAGGGTTGGTTGTATTGATGATTTCGGGAGTATTCATTATTCGCAGCTATCGTTCGAAGCGAAGAGCCAATCAATTGTTGGCACTGAAATCGTTGCGAAGTCAAATGAATCCCCATTTCATTTTCAACTCACTCAATAGTATCAACAGCTTCATTTCTCGACAGGATGAGCGTAGTGCCAATAAGTATTTGGCGGATTTCTCCAAGTTGATGCGTGCGGTGATGGAAAATTCGGAACATGATTTTGTGCCATTGAATACCGAGCTCCACGTTTTGAGGCTGTATGTGGGGTTGGAGCATTTCCGTTTTCAGGACAAATTCGACTTTGAATTCGAAGTGTCGGATGAAATTGATATAGATGAATTGGATATTCCTCCGATGCTGGTTCAGCCATATATCGAAAACGCCGTTTGGCACGGCCTGAGATATTTACCTGAAAAGGGACATCTGTCGGTCCATTTCTCTCAGACAGATAAGAATCTCATCGTAGAAATTGTCGACAACGGTATTGGTAGGGAAAAATCTCAAGCACTGAAAACCAAAAATCAGCGCGCTCAAAAATCGACAGGCATTCGAAATACTCAGTCTAGGCTAGCGATCATCAAGGAACTGTACAGCTGGGAAGTGAAAGTGGAAATATCTGATGCTTTCCCTGATACTGATCACGTAGGCACGCGAGTAGTCATCCATTTGCCGCTTCATACTCATTCATAA
- a CDS encoding LytTR family DNA-binding domain-containing protein — translation MKAIMVEDEIASRETLRNYLTKYCPSVELVAEAPSVAEGLKAIALHQPDLVFLDVEMPYGNAFDLLEQVQDITFETIFVTAYSHYAVQALNFSASYYLLKPIDIEELIQAVSKVEEAQSQKQDQLRTKILIDNLKTMNHQLKKVVLPVMDGFEVVQVKDIIRCQANGNFTDFYLADGSKRMICRTLKFYDEILSQLGFCRVHKSHLINLEYILSYKKGKGGTVLLQGNHEVEVSPSRKKEFLNHFIS, via the coding sequence ATGAAAGCCATAATGGTGGAGGATGAAATCGCCAGCCGTGAGACCCTCCGAAATTACTTGACCAAGTATTGCCCATCAGTCGAATTGGTGGCTGAGGCTCCTTCTGTAGCTGAAGGCCTCAAGGCGATTGCCCTGCATCAACCAGATTTGGTATTTCTGGATGTGGAGATGCCGTATGGCAATGCTTTTGATCTATTGGAACAAGTTCAGGATATCACCTTCGAAACCATTTTTGTCACTGCGTACAGCCATTATGCTGTGCAGGCGTTGAATTTTTCGGCATCCTACTATTTGTTGAAACCCATCGATATTGAGGAACTGATCCAGGCAGTAAGCAAGGTGGAGGAAGCTCAATCTCAGAAGCAAGATCAGTTGAGGACCAAGATTTTGATCGACAATCTCAAGACGATGAATCACCAGCTCAAAAAGGTGGTTTTGCCTGTTATGGACGGATTTGAGGTCGTTCAGGTGAAAGATATCATTCGGTGTCAGGCGAATGGGAATTTCACTGATTTTTATTTGGCAGATGGATCAAAGCGCATGATCTGTAGAACCTTGAAATTCTATGATGAGATACTGTCTCAACTTGGGTTCTGCCGTGTCCATAAATCCCATTTGATCAACTTGGAGTACATCCTCTCTTACAAGAAAGGGAAAGGGGGTACAGTCCTACTTCAAGGCAATCATGAGGTGGAGGTGTCTCCCTCGCGGAAAAAGGAATTTCTGAATCATTTTATATCTTGA
- a CDS encoding YbaK/EbsC family protein — MRVSQLLGTTLRQVADHDGWPSYGMLLRAGYIRPAFSGQYVWLPLAKRALDRISQIFIDQLHLQNGQPIQLPHFLPADLSTNRGRYDEVPGFGFSRSGRSYALHANLDGLLIQTATQEISSYRQIPVTIYQLTWESLDTQSGGGFAMPWESPVLRVWQLAPDEETGLDMYEAVWDEWMNLLLSWGLQLEEACSDPGVWGGRRAIQGFLEHEQGPSEWIEGPNGWQDPLVHQSIFPQTGPENPATRTRIHTPGVSTIAELAAFMKVEESQIAKAVCFVGVHTHSGQDQLIMVMVRGDLEVNEQSIRKAANLHALRPATAAEIQSCGAVAGFASPVGVDHAKVQVLVDLSIDQGTGWIAGANEVDYHWEGVCFGKDFEADLTGSFSKPDPSNGIWTKGLKLLEGKALGTKFSEAWEGTYMSADGKPKPVWVNSFEINLGSVFAGLAESHLEEDGFSFPFSVAPFDVVIVSLEDGEPTHEAAKNIYQSLISAGISVLWDDRHKKSASPGVKFKDAELRGIPLRLTISKKTLAEEEVEWKWRNSGEKYRIPVSSVIDEVLGLLGEVEE, encoded by the coding sequence ATGAGAGTATCCCAGCTCTTGGGTACGACCTTGCGACAAGTTGCCGATCACGACGGTTGGCCATCCTATGGGATGTTGCTTCGTGCAGGATACATTCGCCCAGCGTTTTCAGGACAGTATGTATGGCTTCCCCTCGCAAAAAGAGCGCTAGATAGAATTTCTCAGATCTTCATTGATCAACTTCACCTCCAAAATGGTCAGCCGATTCAGCTTCCTCATTTCCTGCCTGCTGATCTTTCGACAAATCGTGGCAGATATGATGAAGTTCCAGGATTTGGCTTTTCCCGTTCTGGGAGAAGCTATGCACTACATGCCAATCTCGATGGATTACTTATCCAAACTGCCACTCAAGAGATTTCCAGCTATCGACAAATTCCAGTAACGATTTATCAATTGACTTGGGAATCTTTGGATACCCAATCTGGAGGCGGTTTTGCCATGCCATGGGAATCGCCTGTCCTTAGGGTATGGCAATTGGCACCTGATGAGGAAACTGGACTTGACATGTATGAAGCGGTTTGGGATGAGTGGATGAATCTATTGTTGAGTTGGGGACTCCAGCTTGAAGAGGCTTGTTCAGATCCCGGAGTTTGGGGAGGGCGAAGAGCTATTCAAGGATTTCTGGAACACGAACAGGGGCCTTCTGAGTGGATTGAAGGTCCCAATGGTTGGCAGGACCCACTTGTACATCAGTCAATATTTCCCCAAACAGGTCCAGAGAACCCAGCAACACGAACGCGAATTCACACTCCTGGTGTGTCCACTATTGCTGAATTGGCGGCATTCATGAAAGTAGAAGAAAGCCAAATTGCCAAAGCTGTCTGTTTCGTTGGGGTACATACACATAGCGGCCAAGATCAATTGATCATGGTGATGGTGAGAGGAGATCTGGAGGTCAACGAACAATCTATCCGAAAAGCTGCCAACCTACATGCACTCAGGCCCGCCACGGCCGCTGAGATTCAATCTTGCGGAGCGGTGGCAGGATTTGCCTCGCCTGTCGGGGTTGATCACGCCAAAGTTCAGGTGTTGGTCGACCTTTCCATTGATCAAGGTACAGGATGGATAGCAGGAGCCAATGAGGTCGATTATCATTGGGAAGGCGTATGTTTTGGAAAGGACTTCGAGGCTGATTTGACAGGTTCTTTTTCCAAACCAGATCCTTCGAATGGAATTTGGACTAAAGGACTCAAGCTGCTTGAAGGAAAAGCTTTGGGAACAAAGTTCTCTGAGGCTTGGGAAGGAACCTATATGTCTGCAGATGGTAAACCTAAGCCTGTTTGGGTCAATTCATTTGAAATCAATCTGGGATCGGTATTCGCGGGGCTTGCGGAATCTCACCTAGAGGAGGATGGATTTTCCTTTCCATTTTCTGTGGCACCGTTTGATGTGGTGATCGTTTCGTTGGAAGATGGAGAGCCAACCCATGAAGCTGCCAAGAATATTTACCAATCTTTGATTTCGGCAGGCATTTCAGTGCTTTGGGACGATAGGCACAAGAAAAGTGCGAGTCCGGGGGTAAAGTTCAAGGACGCAGAGTTGCGAGGGATCCCTTTGAGGCTAACGATTTCAAAAAAGACGCTTGCGGAGGAAGAAGTGGAATGGAAATGGCGGAATTCAGGCGAAAAGTATAGGATTCCCGTATCGTCAGTGATCGATGAGGTTCTGGGCTTGCTGGGTGAAGTGGAGGAATGA
- a CDS encoding PfkB family carbohydrate kinase, translated as MSLVVVGSMAFDAIETPFGKTDKILGGAATYIALAASQFVKPVNAISVVGNDFLQSDMQMMESHGANLEGVQVKKDEKSFFWSGRYHNDMNSRDTLVTELNVLGTFDPVVPESYQGCEYLMLGNLSPDVQRQVIERLQTRPKLIVMDTMNFWMDIALDSLKETLKLIDVLVINDEEARQLSGSYSLKVAAKQIMEMGPKYLVIKKGEHGALLFHDGQVFSAPGLPLEEVFDPTGAGDTFAGGFIGYMAKTGGQDFEDMKRAVIFGSALASFCVEKFGPERLIGLEEAEMNARVREFVSLAHFQI; from the coding sequence ATGAGCCTAGTCGTAGTGGGATCTATGGCTTTCGATGCCATCGAAACTCCCTTTGGAAAGACTGATAAAATATTGGGCGGTGCTGCCACCTACATTGCACTTGCCGCCTCCCAGTTTGTAAAGCCTGTCAATGCCATCTCTGTAGTAGGAAATGATTTCCTGCAAAGTGATATGCAGATGATGGAATCTCATGGTGCCAATCTCGAAGGTGTCCAGGTCAAGAAAGATGAAAAATCCTTCTTCTGGTCAGGGAGATATCACAACGATATGAATTCCCGCGACACATTGGTCACTGAATTGAATGTATTGGGCACATTCGACCCTGTGGTTCCAGAGAGCTACCAAGGATGTGAATACCTCATGTTGGGGAATTTGTCTCCTGACGTTCAAAGACAGGTGATTGAGCGTTTGCAAACCCGTCCTAAGCTGATCGTGATGGATACCATGAACTTCTGGATGGACATCGCGCTCGATTCTTTGAAAGAGACCCTCAAGCTGATTGATGTTCTCGTCATCAATGATGAGGAAGCCAGACAGCTTTCAGGCTCCTATTCCCTGAAGGTTGCCGCTAAGCAAATCATGGAAATGGGCCCAAAATACCTTGTCATCAAAAAAGGCGAGCACGGTGCCCTGCTTTTCCACGATGGTCAAGTATTCTCAGCCCCAGGACTGCCGCTTGAAGAGGTATTCGATCCTACTGGAGCCGGTGATACATTTGCTGGAGGTTTCATTGGCTATATGGCCAAAACAGGTGGGCAAGATTTCGAAGACATGAAGCGTGCGGTCATCTTCGGAAGTGCATTGGCTAGTTTCTGTGTGGAGAAATTCGGGCCAGAGCGCTTGATCGGTCTAGAAGAAGCTGAGATGAATGCTCGAGTGAGAGAGTTTGTTTCATTGGCTCATTTCCAGATCTAG
- a CDS encoding HAD-IB family hydrolase, protein MKDSETPLTLALFDFDGTITYRDSMMPYLEFLHGKWRVRGEMLRFSPNMAKFIWGSESRTEFKEKILTYWLGDRESESLYQLGAAYAEMHLPKNIRLRALSKIKWHQSQGHICLLVTASLDFWTKAWAESMDMPLLATQPKIEEGRFSGQILGANNWGEEKVRRVQAWLGNRPLESSYAYGDTHGDQPMLDWADHSFFKPFR, encoded by the coding sequence ATGAAAGATTCAGAGACCCCACTCACATTGGCTTTGTTCGACTTCGATGGGACGATCACATATCGTGATAGCATGATGCCGTACTTGGAGTTCCTTCATGGAAAATGGCGTGTACGTGGTGAGATGCTAAGGTTCTCTCCGAATATGGCCAAATTCATCTGGGGAAGCGAATCAAGGACAGAATTCAAGGAGAAAATTCTGACTTACTGGCTAGGAGATAGGGAATCCGAATCTCTTTACCAACTGGGGGCAGCATACGCCGAGATGCATCTTCCCAAGAATATTAGACTCCGAGCTCTATCCAAGATTAAGTGGCATCAATCTCAAGGGCACATTTGCTTGCTGGTGACCGCATCCTTAGATTTTTGGACCAAGGCTTGGGCAGAAAGCATGGATATGCCCTTATTGGCTACTCAGCCGAAAATTGAGGAAGGACGTTTCTCTGGCCAGATTTTGGGGGCAAATAACTGGGGAGAAGAAAAGGTCCGGAGGGTTCAAGCTTGGCTTGGGAATCGCCCGCTCGAATCATCCTATGCCTATGGAGATACCCACGGTGACCAGCCGATGCTAGATTGGGCAGATCATTCCTTTTTTAAACCCTTCCGCTGA